One Erythrobacter sp. SDW2 genomic region harbors:
- a CDS encoding TonB-dependent receptor yields the protein MSNPPRLRAALMVGAASTFWLAAPAAAQDAGEAEDSLSQSEGYGQPLVVTARRREELAVDVPLSLTAISGADLDRKGTQEITAIAQEVPNLTLEVSRGTNTTLTAFIRGVGQQDPVAGFEAGVGLYVDDVYLNRPQAAVLDVYDVERIEVLRGPQGTLYGRNTIGGAIKYVTARLPEDPSFKARATYGSYDQADLILSASVPLSEAIRIGASGARLSRGGFGDNLNLQGVENYNKDVWAARGTIEMESGPLFIRLSGDYVKDNSEARQGHRLIPSLVTGAPVLDNVYDTRAGLNVVDQEVEAWGGALAISYEVSDTITLKSITGYRKDKSTTPIDFDSLPSADLDVPAIYNNKQFSQELQFLYEGEKLNGVLGAYYLDANAFTAFDVALFTTGAILNLPGLNAQTVGDVDTSTWSIFGDFSYDITDRLSVSLGGRYTSDKRTSRVLRTTFIGGFSDLFPPSTAIPIAVTSDFLGSKTFKEFTPRASVSFKPNDNNNIYFTYSRGFKGGGFDPRGQTSAAPDLDGDGDRDYDDQFAFLSFDPETVDSFELGWKASLLDNRLNISLAGFLGQYKDVQIPGSVGIDTNNDGVNDSFIGITSNAASADVNGFEFEGRALVGRDFAGIGSRLNVNWSLGYLDAKFNTFIDNFGNDVADQRVFQNTPEFTGHFGFDLGVPAAGGMVDLLSSVSYRSDASQFEVPNPYLDQDGYALVDASLVYTADSDLFTIGLHVKNLFDKRYIVAGYNFVAGGVNGAPFVPTLGREGTLTGFYGDPRRVFVTGEIRF from the coding sequence ATGTCCAATCCGCCTCGTTTGCGCGCTGCATTGATGGTTGGCGCTGCCAGCACATTCTGGCTCGCTGCACCGGCTGCCGCGCAGGACGCTGGCGAAGCCGAAGATTCTCTCAGTCAATCTGAAGGCTATGGACAGCCCTTGGTGGTTACAGCACGTCGGCGCGAGGAACTGGCCGTTGACGTCCCGCTGTCTCTGACGGCGATTTCAGGTGCCGACCTCGACCGGAAGGGAACGCAGGAAATCACCGCCATCGCGCAGGAAGTGCCAAACCTTACGCTCGAAGTAAGCCGCGGCACCAACACGACGCTGACCGCCTTTATCCGTGGTGTGGGCCAGCAAGACCCGGTTGCGGGTTTTGAAGCGGGCGTCGGACTGTACGTTGATGACGTCTATCTTAATCGTCCGCAAGCGGCCGTTCTTGACGTGTATGATGTAGAGCGGATCGAAGTGCTGCGCGGCCCGCAGGGTACCCTTTACGGTCGCAACACTATCGGCGGTGCGATCAAGTACGTCACTGCTCGCCTTCCCGAGGATCCCAGCTTCAAGGCCCGGGCAACCTACGGCTCTTATGACCAGGCAGACTTGATTCTCAGCGCCTCCGTGCCGCTCTCGGAGGCAATCCGCATTGGTGCAAGCGGTGCGCGGCTCAGCCGTGGCGGCTTTGGCGACAATCTCAATCTCCAAGGGGTGGAGAATTACAACAAGGACGTTTGGGCGGCGCGCGGGACTATCGAGATGGAAAGCGGACCGCTCTTCATCCGCTTGTCCGGTGACTATGTGAAGGACAACAGCGAGGCTCGCCAGGGGCATCGCCTGATCCCCTCCCTTGTCACTGGTGCGCCGGTCCTGGACAATGTTTACGACACCCGCGCCGGTCTGAATGTCGTCGACCAGGAAGTCGAGGCATGGGGCGGGGCGCTGGCAATTTCCTACGAGGTTTCCGACACCATCACGCTGAAGTCGATTACCGGCTATCGCAAGGACAAGTCGACCACACCGATCGACTTCGACAGCCTGCCGTCGGCCGACCTCGATGTGCCCGCGATCTACAACAACAAGCAATTCAGCCAGGAACTGCAGTTCCTGTACGAAGGCGAAAAGCTGAACGGTGTGCTCGGGGCCTATTACCTCGATGCCAACGCTTTCACTGCCTTCGATGTAGCACTGTTCACGACAGGTGCGATCCTCAACCTCCCGGGCCTCAATGCGCAGACCGTCGGCGATGTCGACACCAGCACCTGGTCGATCTTCGGCGATTTCTCCTACGACATCACCGACCGGCTGAGTGTCTCGCTCGGCGGTCGTTACACAAGCGACAAGCGGACCAGCCGCGTGCTGCGGACGACCTTCATCGGTGGCTTTTCGGACCTGTTCCCGCCGTCGACCGCAATCCCGATTGCTGTCACGTCGGACTTCCTCGGCAGTAAGACTTTCAAGGAGTTCACCCCGCGCGCGTCGGTCAGCTTCAAGCCGAACGATAACAACAACATCTATTTCACCTACTCGCGCGGCTTCAAGGGGGGCGGCTTCGATCCGCGTGGCCAGACCAGCGCTGCGCCCGACCTCGACGGTGATGGCGACCGGGACTATGACGACCAGTTCGCGTTCCTGAGTTTCGATCCTGAAACGGTCGACAGTTTCGAACTGGGTTGGAAGGCATCGCTGCTGGACAACCGTCTCAACATCAGCCTTGCGGGATTCCTGGGTCAGTACAAGGATGTGCAGATTCCCGGCTCGGTCGGGATCGACACCAACAATGATGGTGTCAACGACAGCTTTATCGGGATTACCTCCAACGCGGCCTCTGCCGACGTCAACGGGTTCGAGTTTGAAGGCAGGGCGCTGGTTGGCCGCGATTTTGCCGGAATCGGCAGCCGCCTGAACGTCAACTGGTCGCTTGGCTATCTCGATGCCAAGTTCAACACCTTTATCGACAACTTCGGCAATGATGTGGCTGACCAGCGGGTGTTCCAGAATACGCCGGAGTTCACCGGCCATTTCGGTTTCGACCTTGGCGTTCCCGCTGCTGGAGGCATGGTCGACCTGCTGAGCTCGGTTTCCTATCGCAGCGATGCCAGCCAGTTCGAAGTGCCGAACCCCTATCTTGACCAGGATGGCTATGCACTGGTCGATGCGAGCCTCGTCTACACCGCAGATAGCGACCTGTTCACTATCGGCCTGCATGTGAAGAATCTGTTCGACAAGCGTTACATTGTCGCAGGCTACAATTTTGTGGCGGGCGGCGTGAATGGCGCGCCCTTCGTCCCGACCCTAGGCCGCGAAGGAACTCTGACGGGTTTCTACGGCGATCCGCGTCGGGTGTTTGTGACCGGGGAAATCCGCTTCTGA
- a CDS encoding TetR/AcrR family transcriptional regulator produces MDGDTTATNGALTPVTERGRRTRRKLLDAAKFEFGERGFHEASISGITRRAGVALGSFYTYFESKESIFQALVRDFSDGVKQAASSALENSASAFDRERDALSAFLAFALEHKEIYRIIDEAEFVDPPSYRAHYENTALRILERLRDGAAKGELIDDLNEAHAWAIMGMNVFLGLRYAVWAREGDDIASVPDLARDILMRGISRHS; encoded by the coding sequence ATGGACGGGGACACAACAGCAACAAACGGAGCATTGACCCCGGTTACCGAACGCGGGCGCCGCACGCGCCGCAAACTGCTCGATGCAGCCAAATTCGAATTCGGCGAACGCGGCTTCCACGAAGCTTCAATCAGCGGGATCACCCGGCGCGCAGGGGTCGCCTTGGGCAGCTTCTACACCTACTTCGAATCGAAGGAGTCCATTTTCCAGGCGCTCGTCCGCGACTTTAGTGATGGAGTGAAGCAAGCCGCTTCCTCAGCCCTGGAGAACAGCGCATCTGCCTTTGACCGCGAGCGCGACGCCCTCTCCGCATTCCTTGCCTTCGCGCTGGAACACAAAGAGATATATCGCATCATCGACGAAGCCGAATTCGTCGACCCGCCTAGCTATCGTGCCCACTACGAAAACACCGCGCTACGCATCCTCGAACGGTTGCGGGACGGAGCGGCCAAAGGCGAACTCATTGATGATCTGAATGAAGCCCATGCCTGGGCGATCATGGGAATGAACGTGTTTCTCGGCCTGCGCTATGCCGTGTGGGCGCGCGAGGGGGATGATATCGCTTCAGTGCCGGACCTTGCCCGCGACATCTTGATGCGCGGCATCAGCCGTCACTCCTGA
- a CDS encoding PaaI family thioesterase gives MAREFKLAMTPDELSEFFCQAFPGDPQRNFAFERFEPGFLRIRMVPDETMLRPGNLVSGPTQMALADRAAYAVILAHIGPVAMAVTSNLNMSFLRGVQKDAVYADTTLLKLGRKLASVDVRLWQDSEHHIVAQSTVTYAIP, from the coding sequence ATGGCGCGTGAGTTCAAACTGGCGATGACGCCAGACGAGCTATCGGAGTTCTTCTGTCAGGCCTTTCCCGGCGATCCGCAGCGAAATTTCGCGTTCGAACGGTTCGAACCAGGCTTCCTGCGCATAAGGATGGTGCCCGACGAGACAATGCTGCGTCCAGGCAATCTGGTTTCGGGGCCGACCCAGATGGCACTGGCTGATCGTGCCGCCTATGCTGTAATTCTAGCTCACATCGGCCCGGTGGCGATGGCGGTGACGAGCAATCTCAACATGAGCTTCCTTCGGGGGGTTCAGAAGGATGCGGTCTACGCTGACACCACTTTGCTCAAGCTGGGACGGAAACTGGCTTCGGTGGATGTCCGCTTGTGGCAGGACAGCGAACACCACATTGTTGCGCAGTCGACCGTGACCTACGCCATTCCCTGA
- the folE gene encoding GTP cyclohydrolase I FolE, whose protein sequence is MGCDADHDHGNTSGKPDVPQHVQDAIRTLIEWAGDDPRREGLLDTPRRVGRAWLEYCQGYQEEPSIHLSRVFEEVGGYDEVVLLKDIPFQSHCEHHMAPITGKAAIAYLPNKHVVGISKLARVLHGYARRLQIQERLTAEVAQCIWDNLEPHGVAVVIEAQHGCMTGRGVRTPGVGMVTSRLLGCFLDDHSSRKEVLSLMGYG, encoded by the coding sequence ATGGGTTGCGACGCAGATCACGATCATGGGAACACATCGGGCAAGCCCGATGTCCCTCAGCACGTACAGGATGCGATCCGCACGCTTATTGAATGGGCGGGCGATGACCCCAGGCGTGAAGGACTTCTCGATACACCGAGGCGGGTAGGGCGGGCCTGGCTCGAATATTGCCAGGGTTACCAGGAAGAGCCGTCCATCCACCTGTCTCGCGTATTCGAGGAAGTGGGTGGCTACGACGAGGTCGTGCTGCTCAAGGACATCCCGTTCCAGAGCCACTGCGAACACCATATGGCGCCGATCACCGGCAAGGCCGCCATTGCCTATTTGCCCAACAAGCATGTGGTGGGAATTTCCAAGCTGGCGCGTGTGCTCCACGGGTATGCTCGCCGGCTGCAAATCCAGGAGCGTCTCACGGCCGAGGTCGCCCAGTGCATCTGGGACAATCTCGAACCTCATGGAGTCGCCGTCGTGATCGAGGCGCAGCATGGTTGCATGACGGGACGTGGTGTTCGCACACCGGGGGTCGGCATGGTTACTAGCCGCCTGCTCGGATGTTTCCTTGATGACCACAGCAGCCGCAAGGAAGTGCTTAGCCTGATGGGCTACGGTTGA
- a CDS encoding hemerythrin domain-containing protein: MSATQDIFSRLKQDHDRHRELLDQIAQTSGDTPERRELFEAFTREVKGHASAEEQALYASMLRKPPTTDETRHSVAEHHEIEEALNDLAATDMSSSAWLQKFKQLDHDYRHHIKEEEDEHFPEFEEYLTAEDVKQMEEVFERRKAAEKAEAEVTPEKKEDAKE, from the coding sequence ATGTCAGCGACCCAGGATATTTTCAGCCGGCTTAAGCAGGACCACGACCGTCACCGCGAACTCCTCGACCAGATTGCGCAGACCAGTGGCGACACGCCCGAGCGGCGCGAATTGTTCGAAGCCTTTACCAGGGAAGTGAAGGGCCACGCGTCGGCAGAAGAGCAGGCACTTTATGCATCCATGCTCCGCAAGCCCCCGACGACCGATGAGACGCGCCATTCCGTCGCCGAGCATCACGAAATCGAAGAAGCCCTCAACGATCTCGCTGCGACCGATATGTCATCTTCGGCCTGGCTCCAGAAATTCAAGCAGCTCGACCACGATTATCGGCATCACATCAAGGAAGAGGAAGACGAGCATTTCCCTGAGTTTGAGGAATATCTTACCGCCGAAGATGTGAAGCAGATGGAGGAGGTCTTCGAACGGAGGAAGGCAGCCGAGAAGGCCGAAGCCGAGGTTACTCCGGAGAAGAAGGAAGACGCCAAGGAGTGA
- a CDS encoding NUDIX domain-containing protein produces MTKKFTPLIVVAAAVSDGSGRWLMHKRPAHKQHGGLWEFPGGKVEADECPGTALAREIEEEAGIRLDPDELAETGFAVSCGDESADGIVILLYTAERWHGDLEAREGGQFQWFDHAGIATLDKPPLDVVLARQLAQKRP; encoded by the coding sequence ATGACAAAAAAGTTTACACCTCTGATCGTGGTCGCTGCGGCCGTGAGCGATGGAAGTGGGCGCTGGCTGATGCACAAGCGACCCGCGCACAAGCAGCACGGCGGACTATGGGAGTTCCCGGGCGGCAAGGTCGAAGCCGATGAATGCCCCGGTACGGCACTGGCAAGAGAGATCGAGGAGGAGGCCGGAATACGACTCGACCCGGATGAATTGGCTGAAACGGGCTTTGCGGTCTCCTGCGGTGACGAGAGTGCGGACGGGATTGTCATCCTTCTTTACACCGCCGAACGATGGCACGGAGACCTAGAGGCGCGTGAGGGTGGTCAGTTCCAGTGGTTCGACCATGCCGGGATCGCGACACTGGACAAACCACCGCTCGACGTCGTGCTGGCACGGCAACTGGCGCAAAAAAGGCCCTAA
- a CDS encoding Flp family type IVb pilin, translating into MRNLIKKLFSDSSGATAVEYGIILAMIFLAMIASVSQVGNVVTDKWNFVSDTSQEAVDKASI; encoded by the coding sequence ATGCGGAACCTGATCAAAAAGCTCTTCAGCGACAGCTCGGGCGCGACGGCCGTCGAATACGGTATCATCCTCGCCATGATCTTTCTCGCCATGATTGCGTCGGTTTCGCAGGTCGGCAACGTCGTTACTGACAAGTGGAACTTTGTTTCTGATACCTCGCAAGAGGCCGTCGACAAGGCATCCATCTGA
- a CDS encoding Flp family type IVb pilin, whose amino-acid sequence MTFFKNLMKDNEGATAIEYGLIAALIAVAAISAMSGLGNQLSNTFGKVSSDMASV is encoded by the coding sequence ATGACTTTCTTCAAGAACCTCATGAAGGACAACGAAGGCGCGACCGCCATTGAATATGGCCTGATCGCCGCTCTGATCGCCGTCGCCGCCATCTCGGCGATGTCGGGCCTCGGCAACCAGCTGAGCAACACCTTCGGCAAGGTTTCGTCGGACATGGCTTCGGTCTAA
- a CDS encoding M48 family metalloprotease, whose protein sequence is MSRTLKPAFLGTAALAFALSGCMGAGGSIPSASAPITQSEAQQGAEAHPKLLAEFGGAMTGPQATYVEQIGKNVAVQSGLGNAREDFTVSLVNSSVNNAFAIPGGYIYTTRQLVALMNNEAELAAVLGHEVGHVAARHSQRRQAAAQRNSILGILGAIASNVILGNSGLGNTLSNVFQQGSQLLTLKFSRSQELEADELGIRYLTQANYDPQAMSTVLRSLAMQNNLDAQLQGRNASIPEWASTHPDPASRVTTARQKAQGLAGSITNRDTFLTRIDGILYGDDPAQGVIEGQDFIHPDLKLRFSAPTGFYMINGTRAVSINGQSGQAQLTTASYNGDLDAYIRAAFAALGGNQQQLAPSSIQRTTVNGLKAAYGTARVSNGSGQIDVTVFAYEFAPSQAFHFQAVTAAGKGDVFAPMYQSMRRITTAEASAVIPRKIQVVTVARGDTVASLARRMAYDNAQVERFRVLNGLGSTDELQAGQKVKLVVRGR, encoded by the coding sequence ATGTCCCGAACCCTGAAACCGGCCTTTCTCGGCACGGCAGCGCTCGCATTTGCCCTCTCGGGTTGCATGGGCGCAGGTGGCTCGATTCCCAGTGCTTCGGCACCCATCACGCAGAGCGAAGCCCAGCAGGGCGCAGAGGCGCACCCCAAGCTGCTAGCCGAATTCGGCGGGGCGATGACGGGGCCGCAGGCGACCTACGTCGAGCAAATCGGCAAGAACGTCGCGGTGCAGTCGGGCCTTGGCAACGCCCGTGAAGATTTCACCGTCAGCCTCGTCAACAGCTCGGTCAACAACGCCTTCGCGATCCCCGGCGGCTATATTTACACCACCCGCCAACTGGTCGCGCTGATGAACAACGAAGCCGAACTGGCTGCGGTGCTGGGGCACGAAGTTGGCCACGTTGCCGCTCGACATTCGCAGCGGCGACAGGCGGCGGCGCAGCGCAACTCGATCCTCGGCATTCTTGGCGCCATCGCCTCTAACGTGATTCTCGGTAACTCGGGCCTCGGCAACACGCTTTCCAATGTGTTCCAACAGGGTTCTCAGCTTTTGACGCTGAAGTTTTCGCGGAGCCAGGAGCTTGAAGCCGATGAATTGGGCATCAGATACCTGACCCAGGCCAATTACGATCCGCAAGCGATGAGCACAGTGCTGCGCAGCCTTGCAATGCAGAACAATCTCGATGCGCAATTGCAGGGCCGCAATGCTTCGATCCCGGAATGGGCATCGACCCACCCCGATCCGGCAAGCCGTGTAACGACTGCCCGCCAAAAGGCGCAGGGCTTGGCGGGCAGCATCACCAATCGGGACACCTTCCTGACGAGAATCGACGGCATTCTCTACGGCGACGATCCGGCACAAGGTGTGATCGAAGGACAGGATTTCATCCATCCTGATCTGAAGCTGCGTTTTTCGGCGCCGACCGGATTCTACATGATCAACGGGACCCGCGCGGTCAGTATCAACGGCCAGTCGGGCCAGGCGCAGCTGACCACGGCGAGCTACAACGGCGATCTCGATGCCTACATCCGGGCCGCCTTCGCCGCGCTTGGCGGTAATCAGCAGCAACTGGCACCTTCATCGATCCAGCGCACGACAGTGAACGGGCTGAAGGCCGCCTATGGCACGGCCCGGGTGAGCAATGGTTCAGGGCAGATCGATGTCACTGTGTTTGCGTATGAATTCGCACCAAGCCAGGCATTTCATTTTCAGGCTGTCACAGCAGCAGGGAAGGGAGACGTGTTCGCCCCAATGTACCAGTCGATGCGGAGGATTACGACCGCCGAGGCTTCTGCAGTGATCCCACGCAAGATCCAGGTCGTGACTGTTGCCCGCGGCGATACGGTTGCATCGCTGGCGCGCCGGATGGCTTATGACAATGCCCAGGTTGAACGCTTCCGTGTGCTCAACGGCCTTGGCTCGACCGATGAACTCCAGGCCGGACAGAAGGTAAAGCTGGTCGTTCGCGGACGCTAA
- a CDS encoding acetyl-CoA carboxylase carboxyltransferase subunit alpha, with amino-acid sequence MNAYLEFEKPVAQLEARIAELRAAAEGDEVDISNELKRLEKKSAELLASTYAALTPWQKTQVARHPLRPHFRDFVAHAFDEFVPLGGDRLYGDDEAIMGGFAKLRGRKVMLIGHEKGHDTESRLRHNFGMGKPEGYRKAIRLMELADRFGLPVVTLVDTSGAFPGVEAEERGQAEAIARSTEACLALGVPMVATIVGEGGSGGAVALASAERVLMFEHAVYSVISPEGCASILWRTAERAPDAAEAMKVTAQHLKDLGVIDRIVNEPVGGAHRDPAGACQSLAAAIDEELTALGAIPSDGLRRIREERFLQIGA; translated from the coding sequence ATGAATGCCTATCTCGAATTCGAGAAGCCTGTCGCCCAGCTCGAAGCGCGGATCGCGGAATTGCGCGCCGCCGCCGAGGGTGACGAGGTCGATATCTCCAATGAGCTCAAGCGGCTCGAGAAGAAAAGTGCCGAACTGCTCGCGAGCACCTACGCGGCGCTGACGCCGTGGCAGAAAACCCAGGTAGCCCGGCATCCGCTGCGGCCTCATTTTCGCGACTTCGTTGCCCATGCGTTCGACGAGTTCGTGCCGCTGGGCGGTGACCGTCTTTATGGCGACGATGAAGCGATCATGGGCGGCTTTGCCAAGCTCAGGGGGCGCAAGGTCATGCTGATCGGACACGAAAAGGGCCACGACACCGAAAGTCGGCTGCGTCACAATTTCGGCATGGGGAAGCCCGAAGGGTATCGCAAGGCCATCCGGTTGATGGAGCTGGCTGATCGGTTTGGCCTGCCGGTGGTGACCCTGGTCGACACCTCCGGAGCCTTTCCGGGGGTGGAAGCCGAAGAACGCGGCCAGGCGGAAGCCATCGCTCGTTCGACCGAGGCTTGCCTCGCGCTAGGCGTTCCTATGGTTGCGACAATTGTAGGCGAGGGTGGATCCGGCGGTGCCGTGGCGCTGGCGAGTGCAGAGCGGGTCCTGATGTTCGAGCATGCTGTCTATTCGGTCATTTCGCCCGAAGGTTGCGCTTCGATCCTGTGGCGGACCGCCGAGCGGGCACCCGATGCCGCCGAGGCTATGAAAGTCACTGCGCAACATCTCAAGGATCTGGGCGTTATAGACCGGATCGTAAATGAGCCCGTTGGCGGGGCACATCGTGATCCCGCCGGGGCCTGCCAGAGCCTGGCGGCTGCGATCGACGAGGAATTGACTGCGCTGGGTGCCATTCCTTCGGACGGACTGCGCAGGATACGCGAAGAAAGGTTTCTTCAGATCGGAGCTTAA
- a CDS encoding tyrosine recombinase — protein MGAASAPIEDFLAMLAAERGAAANTLAAYRRDLEGAEKLVGELASAPRAKVSQLGSAWASLAPSTVARKSSALRQFFGFLIDEGLRDDDPSPALPRPATRRLLPKILSHDEIETLFARAELEAASGRPRTVRMLALLELLYGSGLRATELVSLPVSAVPRDAPFLTVTGKGGQARMVPISRRAGEALARWLPLREAVSPWLFPSRGKHLTRIRLFQLLKELATHAGLNPGKISPHVLRHAFATHLLEGGADLRVLQTLLGHADIATTQIYTHVDAARLVALVNERHPLAEKRRGD, from the coding sequence ATGGGCGCAGCCTCGGCCCCGATCGAAGATTTCCTCGCCATGCTGGCGGCCGAACGCGGTGCGGCGGCCAATACTCTGGCGGCCTATCGCCGGGATCTCGAAGGAGCGGAGAAACTGGTCGGAGAGCTGGCGTCCGCCCCGCGCGCCAAGGTGTCGCAGCTGGGCAGTGCCTGGGCTTCGCTGGCTCCTTCGACTGTCGCGCGCAAATCGTCGGCTTTGCGCCAATTCTTCGGGTTTCTGATCGACGAAGGGTTGCGCGATGATGATCCATCGCCGGCGCTTCCGAGGCCGGCGACGCGCCGGCTGCTCCCCAAGATCCTATCGCATGACGAGATCGAAACACTGTTCGCGCGCGCTGAATTGGAGGCCGCATCCGGTCGTCCTCGAACGGTTCGAATGCTTGCATTGCTCGAATTGCTCTATGGTTCGGGGTTGCGAGCGACAGAGTTGGTATCGCTTCCGGTTTCGGCAGTCCCGAGGGACGCGCCATTCCTGACTGTGACCGGCAAGGGAGGACAGGCGCGCATGGTCCCGATCAGCCGCCGCGCTGGTGAGGCACTTGCTCGATGGCTCCCGTTGCGTGAAGCCGTTTCGCCATGGCTGTTCCCGTCGCGCGGGAAGCATCTGACGCGAATCCGGTTGTTCCAGTTGCTCAAGGAACTGGCGACCCACGCGGGATTGAATCCGGGTAAGATCAGCCCGCATGTCCTGCGCCATGCCTTTGCGACTCACTTGCTCGAGGGCGGGGCAGACTTGCGCGTACTCCAGACGCTGCTCGGCCACGCCGATATCGCCACCACGCAGATTTATACCCATGTCGACGCTGCGCGCTTGGTAGCATTGGTCAATGAACGGCATCCGCTTGCGGAAAAGCGGCGAGGCGACTAG
- a CDS encoding shikimate kinase — protein sequence MQDSTPLTNPADIAAISRRIERPVVLVGLMGVGKSTVGRRLASLIGRDFVDADEEIEEAAQMSISEIFSEFGEAYFRDGERRVIARLIEEKHGVIATGGGAFVNDETRALILNEAIAVWIDADIATLVERTSRRNTRPLLKQGDPEEILARLHAERQPFYSQAPIHVRSENGPHISTANRILEAIDQWL from the coding sequence ATGCAAGACAGCACGCCCCTCACCAACCCAGCCGATATTGCGGCGATCTCCCGACGGATTGAGCGGCCGGTCGTGCTGGTCGGACTTATGGGTGTTGGCAAGTCAACCGTTGGCCGCCGCCTTGCAAGCTTGATCGGGCGAGACTTCGTCGATGCCGATGAGGAGATCGAAGAGGCCGCGCAGATGTCGATCTCGGAGATTTTTTCGGAGTTCGGTGAGGCATATTTTCGGGATGGCGAGCGGCGCGTGATAGCCCGACTAATCGAGGAAAAGCATGGGGTCATCGCCACCGGCGGCGGTGCTTTCGTCAATGACGAAACCCGTGCGCTCATTCTCAATGAGGCGATTGCCGTTTGGATCGATGCCGACATTGCGACTCTGGTGGAGCGCACCTCGCGCCGCAACACCCGTCCGCTCCTCAAGCAGGGCGATCCCGAGGAAATACTGGCCCGCCTTCACGCCGAGCGGCAGCCGTTTTATTCGCAAGCACCGATCCACGTTCGCAGCGAGAACGGGCCACACATATCGACCGCCAATCGCATCCTGGAGGCAATCGACCAATGGCTGTGA
- the aroB gene encoding 3-dehydroquinate synthase codes for MAVIPVELAGRSYDVHVGRGLLSDAATLAKDFLRKSIVPVVADANAWADHGATLMAALAAAEREVALYQVPSGEDSKSWQSLQTLTDWLLTQGVERGDHVFALGGGVVGDLTGFACAILKRGCGFVQIPTTLLAQVDSSVGGKTAINTAAGKNLVGAFHQPSLVLADTATLDTLPDREMRAGFAEVLKYGILGDAEFFAWLEANGGAVLGRNEYALEHAVTASVAAKARIVAEDERETSGVRALLNLGHTFGHALEAETGFSDRLLHGEGVALGMVLAARYSARRGELPVEDAERVTRVIAASGLPSELSSIGLKTDGAGLVQHMLHDKKMDAGTLPFLLLRGIGAAYLAKDVDLQDVAAFLDEQLVLH; via the coding sequence ATGGCTGTGATTCCTGTCGAACTCGCCGGACGCAGCTACGATGTGCACGTTGGTCGCGGGCTGCTCAGTGATGCTGCCACTCTCGCGAAGGATTTTTTGCGCAAGTCAATCGTACCGGTAGTGGCCGATGCCAATGCCTGGGCCGATCATGGCGCCACACTGATGGCAGCACTCGCGGCAGCGGAACGGGAAGTAGCGCTTTATCAAGTGCCCTCAGGTGAGGACTCAAAAAGCTGGCAGAGCCTGCAAACCCTCACCGATTGGTTACTCACCCAAGGTGTTGAGCGCGGAGACCATGTCTTTGCACTGGGCGGCGGTGTCGTTGGCGACCTGACCGGTTTTGCCTGTGCCATCCTCAAGCGCGGATGTGGCTTCGTCCAGATACCGACAACCTTGTTGGCGCAGGTCGACAGTTCGGTTGGCGGCAAGACGGCGATCAACACCGCTGCGGGGAAGAACCTCGTCGGGGCGTTCCATCAGCCGTCGCTCGTATTGGCCGATACCGCCACCCTCGACACCCTGCCCGACCGCGAAATGCGCGCTGGTTTCGCCGAGGTGCTTAAATACGGCATTCTGGGCGATGCGGAGTTCTTCGCGTGGCTGGAAGCCAATGGCGGCGCAGTATTGGGGCGGAACGAATATGCGCTTGAACACGCGGTCACGGCCAGTGTGGCTGCCAAGGCGCGGATTGTTGCCGAGGACGAGCGTGAGACCAGCGGCGTGCGGGCCTTGCTCAACCTCGGGCACACCTTCGGCCATGCGCTGGAGGCTGAGACCGGTTTTTCCGACCGTTTGCTCCACGGCGAAGGAGTCGCATTGGGAATGGTGCTCGCGGCACGCTATTCGGCGCGGCGCGGCGAGCTGCCGGTCGAAGACGCCGAGCGGGTCACCCGGGTGATTGCGGCTTCTGGCCTGCCTTCGGAGTTATCCTCAATAGGATTGAAGACCGACGGTGCCGGACTGGTGCAGCACATGCTCCACGACAAGAAGATGGACGCGGGCACCCTGCCCTTCCTTTTGCTGCGCGGCATTGGTGCAGCATATCTGGCGAAAGACGTCGATCTTCAGGATGTTGCCGCCTTCCTTGACGAGCAGCTTGTCCTGCATTGA